From a region of the Halobacteriovorax sp. HLS genome:
- the truD gene encoding tRNA pseudouridine(13) synthase TruD: MELAIGGVLKTTNEDFLVEEIPLYLPSNEGQHIYLLIKRSGLSTKEIVDRLKKIFKVHETDIGFAGLKDKNATVTQWFSLSLGANAQLTQVQQRIEDEFSELTILEISKHTNKLKNSHLIGNKFTLTLRDCKDGALETANLLKNEILKNGIPNYYGPQRFGSKQTNQLVGKEILLKTKKEKRHWVRKLMLSAYQSHLFNIWLSKRINNGQFSTLVEGDLLQSTQQQRPFPFDPLKEHIEEFKRGEISFTGPMYGAKVSTPSSKALEIENEILELENVTMENFTLAKLPGSRRLAHIFLNQLDITATGNDITLSFTLSKGSYATSLVREFSKNDH; this comes from the coding sequence ATGGAACTCGCTATAGGTGGAGTTCTTAAGACGACTAATGAAGACTTCCTTGTTGAAGAGATTCCACTATATCTCCCGTCAAATGAAGGTCAACATATCTATCTTTTAATTAAAAGATCTGGCTTATCAACGAAAGAGATTGTTGATAGACTTAAAAAAATCTTCAAAGTACATGAGACAGATATTGGATTTGCAGGGTTGAAGGATAAGAATGCAACTGTAACACAGTGGTTTTCATTATCCCTTGGCGCAAACGCACAACTGACACAAGTTCAACAAAGAATAGAAGATGAGTTTAGCGAACTCACAATTCTAGAGATATCTAAACACACTAATAAACTTAAAAATTCGCACCTTATCGGAAATAAATTTACACTTACTCTTAGAGACTGCAAAGATGGTGCTCTTGAGACTGCAAATTTACTAAAGAACGAAATTTTAAAAAATGGTATTCCAAACTACTATGGGCCTCAACGTTTTGGTAGCAAACAAACCAATCAGTTAGTAGGTAAAGAAATTCTGTTAAAAACTAAGAAAGAAAAGCGCCACTGGGTGAGAAAGTTAATGCTCTCTGCATACCAATCACACCTATTTAACATATGGCTTAGCAAGAGAATAAACAATGGACAATTTTCAACTTTAGTTGAAGGAGACTTACTGCAAAGTACTCAGCAACAACGCCCTTTTCCCTTCGATCCACTAAAAGAGCATATAGAGGAATTTAAAAGAGGTGAAATTTCCTTTACCGGACCAATGTATGGAGCAAAGGTTTCAACTCCAAGTTCCAAGGCACTAGAGATTGAAAACGAAATCCTTGAATTAGAAAATGTTACAATGGAAAACTTCACACTAGCAAAACTACCTGGATCACGCAGGCTTGCTCATATATTTTTAAATCAATTAGATATCACAGCAACTGGGAATGACATTACCCTCTCTTTCACCTTGTCTAAAGGATCTTACGCAACAAGTCTTGTTCGTGAATTCTCTAAAAATGACCACTAA
- a CDS encoding FKBP-type peptidyl-prolyl cis-trans isomerase, translating to MSVDWKNVSYVLGQQIGGDFKEQNIEVDVESFCNSFKAAFNGEAMTMAPELMQETMQSFQAHMQAIHTEKMGKASAENLMIGAEYLTNNAKNEGVVTLESGLQYRVITEGTGNSPSATDTVETHYEGRLIDGSVFDSSYQRGETVSFPVNGVIPGWTEALQLMKEGAKWELSIPATLAYGEAGSPPVIPPNATLVFDVELVAVK from the coding sequence ATGAGCGTTGATTGGAAGAACGTTAGTTATGTCTTAGGACAACAAATTGGTGGAGATTTTAAAGAGCAAAATATCGAAGTAGACGTAGAGTCTTTTTGTAACTCTTTTAAGGCCGCTTTTAATGGTGAAGCAATGACTATGGCACCAGAGTTAATGCAAGAAACTATGCAAAGTTTTCAAGCACATATGCAAGCTATTCACACTGAAAAAATGGGTAAAGCTTCTGCTGAAAACCTAATGATTGGTGCTGAGTATCTAACAAATAATGCCAAGAATGAAGGCGTTGTAACTCTTGAGAGTGGACTTCAGTATAGAGTAATCACTGAAGGTACAGGTAATTCTCCAAGTGCTACTGATACAGTTGAAACTCATTATGAGGGAAGACTAATTGATGGAAGTGTTTTTGATTCATCTTACCAAAGAGGTGAGACAGTTTCTTTCCCAGTTAATGGTGTTATTCCAGGTTGGACTGAAGCTCTTCAATTAATGAAAGAAGGAGCAAAGTGGGAGCTTTCTATTCCTGCGACTCTAGCTTATGGAGAGGCCGGTTCTCCTCCAGTAATTCCACCAAATGCTACTTTAGTATTTGATGTTGAGCTAGTTGCTGTTAAGTAA
- a CDS encoding NAD(P)-dependent oxidoreductase codes for MNKANSLTHIHIIGAGPSGLFCSYLLLKSGFKVSLYDQMSGVGKKFLVAGNGGLNLTHSEKVGLFSKKYGENEQLFYSLLQDFSNIDLRSWCEEIGVETFVGSSGRVFPKEFKAAQLLSRWVSSLKDYPNFSLHLKTKFKSLTGNTLEFENQDKCFSVVSDRAIFCLGGASWSKTGSDGMWTNSFNLANEDIIPFRAMNCGFNSSWSTFFKDSFDTFPLKNISLSHQDLFTRGELMVTQYGIEGGAIYALSRSIQEELCSKDAVIVFLDLLPDLNVSEVHLKLDRKRSKDSMSNHLRKSFNFDGHTRTLIKELCSKETFSNMEALAKALKKLPIKIISARPLDEAISTSGGISLNSVDENFQAKKLSGVYFAGEMLNWDAPTGGYLLQGCFSIAYRIVQSIKKSYQYEK; via the coding sequence CACATATTCATATCATTGGCGCAGGACCTAGTGGTTTATTTTGTAGTTACCTTCTCCTTAAAAGTGGATTTAAAGTATCGCTCTATGATCAGATGAGTGGAGTTGGTAAGAAGTTCTTAGTTGCTGGTAATGGTGGACTGAATTTAACTCACTCAGAAAAAGTAGGTTTATTTTCTAAGAAATATGGTGAAAATGAGCAATTATTTTATTCATTGTTACAAGACTTTTCAAATATTGATCTCCGTAGTTGGTGTGAAGAAATTGGTGTAGAGACATTTGTCGGTAGCAGTGGAAGGGTTTTTCCAAAAGAATTCAAAGCAGCTCAATTACTCAGTCGATGGGTTAGTTCTCTTAAAGATTATCCAAACTTTTCTTTGCATCTGAAAACAAAATTTAAGTCCCTTACTGGAAATACTTTAGAATTTGAAAATCAAGATAAGTGTTTTTCTGTCGTTAGTGATAGAGCTATTTTTTGTCTCGGTGGTGCCAGTTGGTCTAAAACAGGTTCTGATGGAATGTGGACGAACTCGTTTAATCTAGCGAATGAAGATATCATACCATTTAGAGCTATGAACTGCGGCTTCAATTCTTCATGGAGCACATTCTTTAAAGACTCATTTGATACTTTTCCACTTAAGAATATTTCACTATCTCATCAAGATCTTTTCACTAGGGGAGAGTTGATGGTGACTCAATATGGAATTGAAGGAGGCGCTATTTACGCCTTAAGTAGAAGTATTCAAGAAGAGCTCTGCAGTAAAGATGCTGTCATTGTTTTTCTTGATCTCTTACCAGATCTTAATGTTTCTGAAGTACATTTAAAACTTGATAGAAAGAGATCTAAAGACTCCATGAGTAACCATCTTAGAAAGAGTTTCAATTTTGATGGCCATACACGTACCTTAATCAAGGAGCTATGTTCAAAAGAGACATTTTCGAATATGGAAGCTTTAGCAAAAGCACTTAAGAAGTTACCTATTAAAATAATCAGTGCAAGACCCCTTGATGAGGCGATCTCTACAAGTGGTGGAATCTCTCTAAATAGTGTTGATGAAAACTTTCAAGCGAAGAAGCTCTCGGGAGTCTATTTTGCTGGAGAAATGCTGAATTGGGATGCTCCAACAGGAGGCTATCTGTTGCAAGGGTGTTTTTCAATTGCCTATAGAATCGTGCAATCTATTAAAAAATCATATCAATACGAAAAGTAA
- a CDS encoding NnrS family protein produces the protein MHLLKDPFRPYFILTALVAIFVPMYFVGILVNDYSINEELISSFAWHGHEMVFGLTSALVTGFLLTASAKWTGKKTFTPAELLLSLILWILARVILIAQPSSTIIMAIVPLPFIYILIKMIIILRGQRNIIPVCLVLSLLTTANYLHLYNSLQSNQGMVELSYKVATFSLFILLFIFSGKLITFFSNNKFPQSKISIAPFINLASIIFSLLSIVLLMLDSKYELYTSIFAAIFLTARTYQLVSRETMKDPMLLILNLGHVFLPIYFFLRFIILFNEDFSIGRSDIHAFYAGGLGLITLGMITRVSLGHTGRKILASRWMIFAFACTVLGALLRVFHPIFLGDAINIWLHTSMGFWTLGFIIYLFNFTKLLFSPRL, from the coding sequence ATGCACTTATTAAAAGATCCGTTTAGACCCTATTTTATTCTAACAGCACTCGTAGCAATATTCGTTCCGATGTACTTTGTGGGTATACTAGTAAATGACTACTCTATCAATGAAGAGCTTATTTCCAGCTTTGCCTGGCATGGTCACGAAATGGTCTTTGGTTTAACAAGTGCTCTTGTAACTGGATTTCTTCTAACAGCTTCTGCAAAATGGACGGGAAAGAAGACTTTCACTCCTGCGGAGCTACTCCTATCACTAATACTCTGGATACTTGCAAGAGTTATTCTTATAGCTCAACCTTCAAGTACAATAATTATGGCAATTGTTCCTCTACCTTTTATTTACATTCTAATCAAAATGATAATTATCTTAAGGGGACAGAGAAATATTATTCCAGTGTGCTTAGTTCTATCTCTATTAACTACAGCTAATTATTTACACCTCTACAACTCTTTGCAATCAAACCAAGGGATGGTTGAGTTGAGTTATAAAGTTGCCACATTTTCTTTATTTATTCTGCTCTTTATTTTCTCAGGAAAATTAATAACATTCTTTTCGAATAATAAGTTTCCACAATCTAAAATCTCAATAGCGCCATTCATAAATTTGGCATCAATTATATTTTCATTGCTCTCAATTGTACTTCTGATGCTTGATAGTAAATATGAGTTATATACGAGCATATTTGCCGCAATATTTCTTACTGCTAGAACTTATCAGCTAGTCTCAAGAGAAACCATGAAAGACCCAATGCTACTTATTTTAAATTTAGGTCATGTATTCTTACCAATATATTTCTTTTTAAGATTTATTATTTTATTCAACGAAGATTTTTCAATAGGACGTTCAGATATCCATGCCTTTTATGCAGGAGGGCTGGGGCTGATTACGCTAGGGATGATCACTCGAGTAAGCCTTGGACACACAGGTAGAAAGATACTGGCTTCACGCTGGATGATCTTTGCTTTTGCTTGCACAGTGCTTGGAGCACTTCTAAGAGTATTTCACCCTATTTTCCTGGGAGATGCCATTAATATTTGGTTACATACTTCCATGGGATTTTGGACACTTGGTTTTATTATTTATTTATTTAATTTCACTAAGTTACTATTTAGTCCGCGACTATAA
- a CDS encoding TonB-dependent receptor plug domain-containing protein: MLLTLFGLITIANAQVIQAPAPALKELTPSAPVDGTVYIFGAKEETFTQTGSAHVVSKEELAEFEYEDAGKILKKVPGVNIQEEDGYGLRPNIGMRGTHPHRSKKVTLMEDGILSGPAPYSAPAAYYFPLAIRAQSVEVFKGPSSIKYGPNSIGGAVNLVSSSIPSTTMGELNLSAGSLKRIGAKTGSSSDGSGWLLEYNNLSSDGFKTLPNGGETGFKKNDLLVKGSLFKGSKSAKKQNLVLKLGYSDEDSHETYLGLANSDFSSDPNQRYSASQNDRMLNDHQLIQLHYDLKVNSDLDLNTKVYHHQFRRNWSKFNGLNNNTSVSEILDDPTSGINQYYYSIIKGEQDTSASNGSDLIVIGDNDRKYFSQGIQTEVTYYADDALGFEHDINIGMRFHKDQVKRHHSENLFNMTSGYLSKATDTYKTTTLNKDDSQALMTFVNDQIQINDLKVDIGARVENVTVKREDKLIGQSHTRKDTYFVPGGGVFYEVNRDFGLLAGINKGVTIVGPGQSDLVAPGESVNYETGVRYNGVIYAETIAFYSDYKNIKGSCSFSSGCDDSKLTEEYNGGKAKIRGIEALISKDIRYKKWTFPVSLNYTLTRAEFDSTTISNNEEWGIGQINPGDPLPYIPLQRYSLSTGFRVENLSTSMIFNWQSKMYDQAVQVGRKEIPAYGVIDLAMKYKISDARLFLKVENIFDNTYLVSYRPYGARPGKPRLVTGGLQYRF; encoded by the coding sequence ATGTTACTCACTTTATTTGGCCTAATTACAATTGCAAATGCTCAAGTAATCCAAGCACCTGCGCCCGCACTAAAAGAACTTACTCCTTCTGCTCCAGTAGATGGAACAGTTTATATTTTTGGGGCAAAGGAAGAAACCTTTACACAAACTGGTTCCGCTCATGTGGTGTCGAAGGAAGAGTTAGCTGAATTTGAGTACGAGGACGCTGGAAAAATCTTAAAGAAAGTTCCTGGGGTTAATATCCAGGAAGAAGATGGTTATGGGCTTAGACCGAATATTGGAATGCGTGGAACTCATCCACATAGATCAAAGAAAGTGACTTTAATGGAAGATGGAATCCTTAGTGGTCCAGCACCATACAGTGCCCCTGCCGCATATTACTTTCCATTAGCTATTAGAGCACAATCAGTAGAGGTCTTTAAAGGTCCGTCATCAATTAAGTATGGCCCTAACTCAATTGGTGGAGCTGTTAACCTAGTCAGCTCTTCAATACCTTCAACAACTATGGGCGAGCTAAACCTATCAGCAGGTTCTTTAAAAAGAATTGGTGCAAAGACAGGCTCTAGCTCAGATGGTTCTGGATGGCTTTTAGAATATAATAACCTCAGTAGCGATGGCTTTAAGACTCTTCCAAATGGTGGAGAAACAGGCTTTAAAAAGAATGATCTCTTAGTAAAAGGAAGCTTATTTAAAGGAAGTAAGTCGGCCAAGAAGCAAAACCTAGTCCTTAAACTTGGCTACAGTGATGAAGATTCACACGAGACTTATCTAGGTTTAGCTAATAGTGACTTCTCAAGTGACCCTAACCAAAGATATAGCGCTTCTCAAAATGATAGAATGCTTAATGATCACCAATTGATTCAGTTACACTATGACTTAAAAGTAAATAGTGACCTTGATTTGAACACCAAGGTCTATCATCATCAATTTAGAAGAAATTGGTCAAAGTTTAACGGACTTAATAATAATACAAGTGTAAGCGAAATATTAGATGATCCTACGTCTGGAATAAACCAATATTACTACAGTATTATCAAAGGTGAACAAGACACTAGTGCCAGCAACGGAAGTGATTTAATTGTTATTGGAGATAATGACAGAAAGTACTTCTCTCAAGGTATTCAAACCGAAGTTACCTACTATGCAGACGATGCTTTAGGCTTTGAGCATGATATAAATATTGGGATGAGATTTCATAAAGATCAAGTAAAGAGACATCATAGCGAAAACCTATTCAATATGACTTCAGGATATCTTTCAAAGGCCACAGATACATATAAAACAACAACTTTAAATAAAGACGATTCTCAAGCTTTAATGACTTTTGTTAATGATCAAATTCAAATTAATGATCTTAAAGTAGATATTGGTGCAAGAGTTGAAAACGTTACAGTAAAGCGAGAGGATAAATTAATTGGACAATCCCACACTAGAAAGGACACTTACTTCGTGCCTGGAGGTGGAGTTTTTTATGAAGTTAACAGAGACTTTGGACTCTTAGCTGGAATAAATAAGGGTGTAACAATAGTTGGTCCAGGTCAAAGTGATCTCGTCGCTCCAGGAGAAAGTGTTAATTACGAAACAGGTGTTAGGTACAATGGCGTGATTTACGCTGAAACAATTGCCTTTTACAGTGATTATAAAAATATCAAAGGAAGTTGTAGTTTCTCATCTGGCTGTGATGACTCGAAACTAACAGAAGAGTATAATGGCGGGAAGGCAAAGATCAGAGGGATAGAAGCACTTATTTCTAAAGATATACGATATAAGAAGTGGACCTTTCCTGTATCTCTTAACTACACCCTAACAAGAGCAGAGTTTGACTCTACAACAATTTCAAATAATGAAGAATGGGGAATCGGTCAAATCAACCCAGGTGACCCACTTCCGTACATTCCACTTCAAAGGTACTCCCTTTCAACAGGCTTTAGAGTAGAAAACCTGAGTACTAGTATGATTTTTAACTGGCAAAGCAAGATGTATGATCAGGCAGTTCAAGTAGGAAGAAAGGAAATACCAGCCTACGGTGTTATTGATCTGGCCATGAAGTACAAGATAAGTGACGCAAGATTATTTTTAAAGGTTGAAAATATCTTTGATAATACTTATCTGGTTTCATACAGACCTTACGGAGCAAGGCCAGGCAAGCCTCGTCTCGTTACTGGAGGACTACAATACAGATTTTAA
- a CDS encoding lipid A-modifier LpxR family protein → MIYLICLSILYSFNSHADSFSLELDNDILTQTDYYYSNGLLIEYESDKLATARPWKWLGDKSETGVSFKHEISTPVDTGTSLAQPGDHPYSAVLYTSMFNKYIAEDKESSKEVLLGVIGPLAYGEKIQNGIHDLFPSHPVNGWAHQLKNDLLLNFNYELWTKNRGHSFTYGPWYRAELGTYSTQFHFAYRSEVLFYKNHQFEIQFGAYLNFFDVKLQGGVFSDDEYGLSSDEVKTLNYLGKIFYRYRRKAHEIRLGNSFKGVQFKGGKPHSWTTLGYKYHF, encoded by the coding sequence ATGATCTATCTCATCTGTCTTTCCATTTTATATTCTTTTAATAGTCATGCAGACTCTTTTAGTTTGGAATTGGATAATGATATTTTAACTCAGACGGATTATTATTACTCTAATGGGCTTCTTATAGAGTATGAAAGTGATAAGCTCGCCACGGCCAGGCCATGGAAATGGTTGGGGGATAAAAGTGAGACAGGGGTAAGCTTTAAACATGAAATTTCTACTCCTGTTGATACAGGAACTTCTCTAGCTCAGCCTGGAGATCATCCTTACTCTGCCGTTCTATATACTTCTATGTTCAACAAATATATTGCTGAGGATAAGGAGAGTTCAAAAGAAGTCTTACTTGGTGTTATTGGTCCTCTTGCTTACGGTGAGAAGATACAAAATGGTATTCATGACTTATTTCCCTCTCATCCAGTAAATGGTTGGGCCCACCAGCTCAAAAATGATCTTTTACTTAATTTTAATTATGAGCTTTGGACAAAAAATAGAGGTCATTCTTTTACTTATGGCCCTTGGTATCGTGCAGAGTTAGGGACATATTCAACTCAATTTCATTTTGCTTATAGATCAGAAGTCTTATTCTATAAGAATCATCAATTTGAGATTCAGTTTGGCGCCTATCTCAATTTCTTCGACGTAAAATTGCAAGGAGGTGTTTTTTCAGATGATGAGTATGGACTATCTTCGGATGAGGTGAAGACTTTGAACTATCTGGGAAAAATCTTTTATCGTTACCGTCGAAAAGCTCATGAAATTAGACTTGGCAACAGCTTTAAAGGAGTCCAGTTCAAAGGGGGCAAGCCGCACTCGTGGACTACTCTGGGTTATAAGTATCACTTCTAA
- a CDS encoding CBS domain-containing protein yields the protein MSLVIAKNGKIQSYFHKELSGVSKTFKSNYAKEVSDFDQLNITSHNNHDSSARPNKQAFNSYGKSSKDIKKTRSIILVKDIMSSPLVTFKPDKSISRASEDMDKFNKRHYPIVEDSQILGIVSKTDILKAQAKQLSPSTPIKDIMSHEVILVKSNTDIRIVSKIMIEEDISSLPVVNDQNLLIGIITKTDLLKCIVNNMPIDCFI from the coding sequence ATGTCACTAGTAATTGCAAAGAATGGTAAAATTCAATCTTATTTTCATAAAGAGCTCTCAGGAGTTTCAAAAACATTCAAATCCAATTACGCCAAAGAAGTTTCAGATTTTGATCAACTTAATATTACTTCTCATAATAACCACGATTCAAGTGCTAGGCCCAATAAGCAGGCCTTTAACTCTTATGGCAAATCTAGTAAAGATATCAAGAAAACTCGATCAATTATTCTTGTTAAAGATATCATGAGTAGCCCTTTAGTAACATTTAAACCTGATAAGTCCATCTCTAGAGCTTCAGAAGATATGGATAAGTTTAACAAGAGACATTACCCTATTGTTGAAGACTCACAGATTCTTGGAATTGTAAGTAAGACAGATATACTAAAGGCCCAGGCTAAACAACTGTCCCCCTCTACTCCTATTAAAGATATAATGTCCCACGAGGTTATACTCGTTAAATCAAATACTGATATTAGAATCGTAAGTAAAATTATGATTGAAGAAGATATTTCTTCGCTACCAGTAGTCAATGATCAAAATTTGCTTATCGGTATTATAACAAAAACTGACTTACTAAAATGTATTGTTAACAATATGCCAATCGACTGCTTTATCTAA
- a CDS encoding MipA/OmpV family protein gives MKKTINYSIIYTLFFLIAVSPVLGQESEPEDWGVGIGFRNAKIPFNTSQQSVSDVLPLFFYKSGNLEIEGLSVDYKIFDLKENGSISVTSKYRFFDIPKEYQNSIRGSSFDAGLKYAYTFKNDLQAASSLFFDGSMRSYLVFDVQKDFSFGGLDFRPRAFVELRSASFNDRYYGLNIDSPGFGASVGAGVKAKYHIWSNLHLLANINYKKYDSSTSKISTMKSSSQVESFLGFGLMKSKSKKKSSKLKSRPYLRVAFAEATPSNMNQILSLHTRKDPYENTLTSFSYGVPLSDTLLTLPIQVYLQPMLTLHQKSEVQDRSQEFGLVFKAYLPIKWPFLWRLGVGEGLSYINSVTYIEKTEMNEKNYRETKMMNFLDFTIDFNLGSIFRTQKLNNSWIGAMIHHRSSIFESSSLFGRIKGGSNYIGGFYLHDF, from the coding sequence ATGAAAAAAACTATCAACTACTCAATTATTTACACGTTATTTTTCCTTATTGCTGTCTCTCCTGTGTTGGGACAAGAGTCTGAACCTGAAGATTGGGGAGTTGGAATAGGTTTTAGAAATGCCAAAATCCCTTTCAATACTTCTCAACAAAGTGTATCTGACGTTCTTCCTTTATTCTTTTATAAGTCGGGAAATCTCGAAATTGAAGGTCTGAGTGTGGATTATAAAATTTTCGATTTAAAAGAGAATGGCTCTATTAGTGTAACTAGTAAGTATAGGTTCTTTGATATCCCGAAGGAATATCAAAATAGTATTAGGGGTAGTTCATTTGATGCAGGTTTAAAATATGCATATACTTTTAAAAACGATCTGCAGGCGGCTTCTTCACTTTTCTTTGACGGGTCAATGAGAAGTTATTTAGTTTTTGATGTCCAGAAGGATTTCTCTTTTGGAGGCCTTGATTTTAGACCGCGTGCCTTTGTCGAGCTGAGATCTGCTTCTTTTAACGACAGGTATTATGGGTTAAATATAGATTCCCCTGGGTTTGGAGCTTCAGTTGGTGCCGGTGTTAAGGCCAAATATCATATCTGGAGTAATTTGCACTTACTCGCAAATATTAACTATAAGAAATATGACTCTAGCACATCTAAAATATCTACTATGAAGTCTAGCTCCCAAGTAGAGAGCTTTCTAGGATTTGGATTAATGAAGAGTAAATCGAAGAAAAAATCTTCGAAACTAAAGAGCAGACCTTATCTTAGAGTAGCATTTGCAGAAGCGACTCCTTCTAATATGAATCAAATTTTAAGCCTTCATACTCGCAAAGATCCCTATGAAAACACTTTAACAAGCTTTTCCTACGGAGTTCCTCTTAGCGATACTTTGCTAACACTACCTATACAGGTTTATCTACAGCCGATGCTCACACTGCATCAAAAAAGTGAGGTTCAAGATAGATCTCAGGAATTTGGACTTGTCTTTAAGGCCTATCTTCCGATTAAATGGCCATTTCTGTGGAGGCTTGGTGTTGGAGAAGGGCTCTCATACATAAACTCTGTAACTTATATTGAAAAGACAGAGATGAATGAGAAGAACTATAGAGAGACTAAGATGATGAATTTCTTAGACTTTACTATAGATTTCAATCTTGGAAGTATCTTTAGGACACAAAAACTGAATAATTCATGGATTGGTGCGATGATTCATCACAGATCTTCTATTTTTGAAAGTTCTTCATTATTTGGTCGTATTAAAGGTGGCAGCAATTATATCGGCGGCTTCTATTTACATGATTTCTAA
- a CDS encoding sterol desaturase family protein: MQTLRSKARQASSRYWRTTIQILKLLEDLTSTFTSAQSRLYLPVLLGCALFCFIIRKNKLYSKGVKELFSLKTWLHPSSKTDFYLFTLNSLIKGLILLTWANLLPESTILFLRFLRSVLPEISPLPLYGSILIFTVITFVIDDFSRFYTHYLLHKIPFLWKFHRVHHSAEVLTPMTLHRSHPVESIIMFFRNIFTYSVSIAFFIYLYRTNLSGYQILGVNIIGFIFNMCLSNLRHSNVPVTFGVLEKVFISPYQHQLHHSNNPQHFNKNYGICLSIWDRLFGSLLLSKNQKIEGFGL, translated from the coding sequence ATACAGACCTTACGGAGCAAGGCCAGGCAAGCCTCGTCTCGTTACTGGAGGACTACAATACAGATTTTAAAGCTTTTAGAAGATCTCACTTCAACATTTACTTCGGCCCAAAGTAGGCTCTATCTACCAGTTCTACTTGGGTGTGCTTTATTTTGCTTTATCATTCGAAAAAATAAACTATATTCTAAAGGTGTAAAAGAGCTTTTTTCGCTTAAAACTTGGCTACATCCTTCTTCAAAAACTGACTTTTATTTATTCACGTTAAACTCTCTTATCAAAGGTCTTATCTTATTAACTTGGGCAAACCTACTACCAGAGAGTACAATTCTATTTCTAAGATTCTTAAGATCAGTTCTTCCAGAAATATCTCCCCTTCCACTTTACGGATCGATCTTAATTTTCACGGTTATAACTTTTGTTATCGATGACTTCTCACGCTTCTATACACACTATCTCCTGCACAAGATTCCATTTTTATGGAAGTTCCATCGTGTTCATCATAGTGCAGAAGTCTTAACCCCCATGACTTTACATCGATCACATCCAGTTGAGTCCATCATCATGTTCTTTAGAAATATTTTTACGTACTCTGTTTCAATAGCTTTCTTTATTTACTTGTATCGAACTAATTTAAGTGGCTACCAAATTCTAGGCGTGAATATCATTGGATTTATTTTTAATATGTGCTTATCAAACTTAAGACATAGTAATGTGCCGGTCACATTTGGTGTATTAGAAAAAGTTTTCATATCACCTTATCAACACCAGCTTCATCACAGCAATAATCCACAGCACTTTAACAAGAACTATGGGATTTGCTTATCAATATGGGATAGGTTATTTGGATCACTTCTACTTTCAAAGAATCAGAAAATAGAAGGTTTTGGACTCTAA